In the genome of Streptomyces sp. NBC_00259, the window TCCAATGTGCCGCCCGTCACGCCCAGGGCGGCGCCGAGTGCCACGCCCGCCAGTCCCATCAGCAGGGCCGGGCCGCCGCCGATGCTGCCGGCCGCGAACTCCCGGATCCCCGTCCCGTACGTCCCGTCCGTGTCCTCGTGATGAAGGGATGTGCTGGTCGCAGGCATGATGCCTCCCCCGTTCCGCGGGTCGCCCGCTGCGACCCGATGGCTATCAATGTGATTACACATTATCGCGGCTGGCAACCCTCCGCACCTCTCGTGAGTCGGTTCCTTTTGAGACGGGTGCTGATTGTCACGTCCGGAAAAGACCGGATCAGTTGTCCTTTGTCTGTACGAGCGGTGTTAGTTTGCTGAGCTGATCTGGCGACGACCGCCGGCGCACGAACCACGACGAACCCCGAACGACGTACGACGAACGACGACGAACGACGACGAGCGCGGAACACAGAGCGGAGCAACGGAGCGATGGGCCGAGCGGAAGCGCGACGAGCCCGGCAGCGCGGTGCGCGCCGGGCGGGCAAAGCCGGAGGCGGAGGCATACGGCGCTTCTTCACCTGGAAGAAGCTGCTGGGTGCGTTCTTCACCTTCTGCCTGCTGGTGATGGGCGCGTTCTTCATCATCTATCTGCTCGTGCCGGTGCCCTCGGCCAACGCACAGGCCGAGATGGAGAGCAACGTCTACAAGTACAGCGACGGCACCGTGCTCACCCGTTCCGGCAAGATCAACCGTGAGATCGTCGGCCTGGACAAGATCCCCACAGAGGTCCAGAACACGTTCGTCGCCGCCGAGAACAAGACCTTCTACAAGGACTCCGGCGTCGACCTGAAGGGCACGGCCCGCGGTGTCCTCAACACCCTGACCGGCAAGGGCAAGCAGGGTGGTTCGACCATCACCCAGCAGTACGTCAAGAACTACTACCTGAACCAGGAACAGACGGTCACCCGCAAGCTCAAGGAGCTGGTGATCTCCCTGAAGGTGGATCAGGAGAAGGAAAAGACCGAGATCCTCGCCGGGTACATCAACACCAGCTACTACGGACGCGGCGCGTACGGCATCCAGGCCGCCGCCCAGGCGTACTACCGCACGGACGCGCAGAAACTGACCGTGGCTCAGGGCGCCTATCTCGCCGCGCTGCTCCAGGCCCCGAACCAGTACGACTGGGCGATCGCCTCGCCGACCAGCAAGAAGCTGGTGACCGAGCGCTGGCACTACGTGCTGAACAACATGGTCGAGGAGGGCTGGCTGGACGCCTCCGAGCGCGCGAAGCTCACGTTCCCCGAGCCCAAGCCCCCGAAGGCCGCACCCGGCATGGAGGGCCAGACCGGCTACATCGTCGAGGCGGCCAACGCCGAGCTGGCGCGCAGGGGCGTCAGCGAGGACCAGATCAAGGCCGGCGGCTGGACCATCACGCTGAACATCGACAGCAAGCGGCAGAAGGCGCTGGTCAAGGCCGTCGACGAGCAGCTGGAGAAGAAGCTCGACCGCGAGGGCGACAAGCGGGACGCGACCGTCCAGGCGGGCGCGACCTCCATCGACCCGAAGACCGGCAAGGTCGTCGCGCTGTACGGCGGTGTCGGAGCGACCGAGCACTGGCTGTCCAACGCCACCCGGCGGGACTACCAGCCCGCCTCCACCTTCAAGCCCATCGTCCTCGCCTCGGCCCTGGAGAACAGGTCGGTGACCCAGGACGAGCGGCCGATCGGCCTGGGCACCGTCTACGACGGCACGAGCAAGCGTCCGGTCGAGGGCAGCGACGTCGCCTTCGCGCCGGAGAACGAGGACGACCGCAGCTACGGCCCGGTCACCGTCCAGCGCGCCACCAACAGCTCGATCAACTCGGTGTACGCCCAGATGATCGTGGACGTCGGCCCCGACAAGGTGAAGAAGACCGCGCTCGCCCTCGGCATGCACGACGGCGAGGGCTGGCCGGTCCGGCCCGCGATGTCGCTCGGCACGATGGGCGCCTCGCCCTGGGACATGGCCAGGGTGTACGCGACCCTCGACAACCACGGCAAGGAGGTCGTGCCGTCGATCGTGAAGTCGGCCGAGCACCGGACCCGTTCCGCGGAGCCCGCTGAGGAGGGCGGCGACCAGGTGATCAGCCGTGAGGCGGCGGACACGGTGACCCAGGCCATGACGGGCGTCGTGAAGAACGGCTCGGGCCAGAACGCCCGTGGCGACTACTTCGCGGCGGGCAAGACCGGCACGTCGGAGAACAACCGCTCCGCGTGGTTCGTCGGCTACACGCCCCAGCTCGTCACCGCCGTCGGACTCTTCGGCGAGGACCCCAAGGGCAAGCAGGTCACGCTGACGGACACGATCAACGAGGGCCGTGCCAACGGTGGCGGCGTACCCGCCCAGATCTGGCAGCACTACACCACCGGTGCGCTCGGCGGTGGTTCCGACGAGGAGTTCGACCTGGAGGCCGCCGAGCCCGTGGTCGAGGAGACCCCGTCGACCCCGACCGGGACGCCGTCGGAGACCGAGAAGCCCGACAAGCCGGACGACAAGCCGACGAAGACGAAGGACCCGGACGACCGTCCGAGCCGTCCGACGGACCCGACCCCGTCGGACGACCCGCCGACCAAGCCGGGCGACAGCTCCGGCACCGACAACGGCGGTACGGACAACGGGGGCACCGACAACGGCGGTACGGACAGCGGTGGCACCGACAGCGGCGGTACGGACAGCGGTGGCACCGACGACGGTGGCACCACGGACGGCACGACGAGCGGCACGACGGCAGGCATCCGGCCACCGCAGTCGTAACCTCCCGGCACCCCCGGGGTGGACGTGGGAAGGGCCCGGCGCCTCGGCGCCGGGCCCTTCCGCGTGTCGGCCGCCGGCCTCAGGCCGTCAGCCTCCGTTGACCTCCTTGGAGATCCGGTCGCCGATCTCCTTGTCGATGTTGCGCCAGTACTGCACCGCCCGGTCCAGCACGGGGCGCGACACGCCCTGCTTCAGGTGACCGCTGACGTTGGACACGAGCCGGTCGCGGGCCGCGTCGTCGAGGACCTTGCGGACCATCGTGCCCGGCTGGCCCCAGTCGTCGTCCTCGCTGTGCGGCTTGTACGCCTCGCGCACCATCTCGCCCGCCGCGGCCCAGCCCGCCGGGTCGCCGAACTGTCCGAAGTCCGCGGCCGGGCCGCCGTAGGAGTTCGGGGCGTACGGCACCGACGCGTTCGACGGCGTGTACCGCATGGGGCCGTCCTTCGCATACGAGTTGACCGCCGCGCGCGGCCGGTTGGGCGGCAGCTGCGCGTAGTTGGGGCCGATCCGGTAGCGGTGGGTGTCCGGGTACGAGAAGAGCCTGCCGAGCAGCATCTTGTCCGGCGAGGGGCCGATGCCCGGCACCATGTTCGACGGCTCGAAGGCGGCCTGCTCGATGTGGATGAAGTAGTCCTCCGGATTCCGGTTCAGGGTCATCCGGCCGACGTCGATCAGCGGGTAGTCGCCGTGCGGCCACACCTTGGTCAGGTCGAACGGGTTGAACCGGTAGTCCGCCGCGTCCTCGAAGGGCATGATCTGGACCTTCAGGGTCCACGACGGCGCGTTCCCGGACTCGATGGACTCGTACAGATCACGGCGGTGCTTGTCCCCGTCGGAACCGGCCAGCTCGTCGGCCTCGGCCTGGGTGAGGAAGTCGATGCCCTGGTCGGTCTTGAAGTGGTACTTCACCCAGAACCGCTCACCCGCGCCGTTGATCCACATGTACGTGTGCGATCCGTACCCGTTCATGTGCCGGTACGTCTTCGGGATGCCCCGGTCGCCCATCAGCCAGGTGACCTGGTGCGCGGACTCGGGGGACAGGGTCCAGAAGTCCCACTGCATGTCGTTGTTGCGCAGCCCGGTGGCCGGGTGGCGCTTCTGCGACCGGATGAAGTCCTGGAACTTGATCGTGTCACGGACGAAGAAGACCGGCGTGTTGTTGCCCACCAGATCGTAGTTGCCGTGCTCGGTGTAGAACTTGAGTGCGAAGCCGCGGGGGTCGCGCCAGGTGTCGGGGGAGCCCTGCTCACCCGCGACCGTCGAGAAGCGGGCCAGCATCTCGGTGCGCCTGCCCGGCTGGAAGAGGTCGGCCTTGGTGAACTGGCTGACGTCATTGGTGACTTCGAAGGTGCCGTACGCTCCCGACCCCTTGGCGTGCACCACCCGCTCGGGGACCCGTTCACGGTTGAACTGGGCCATCTTCTCGATCAGGTAGTGGTCCTGGAGCAGGATCGGGCCGTC includes:
- a CDS encoding catalase, which codes for MTESRPKAPYTTNNAGIPVESDEHSLTVGSDGPILLQDHYLIEKMAQFNRERVPERVVHAKGSGAYGTFEVTNDVSQFTKADLFQPGRRTEMLARFSTVAGEQGSPDTWRDPRGFALKFYTEHGNYDLVGNNTPVFFVRDTIKFQDFIRSQKRHPATGLRNNDMQWDFWTLSPESAHQVTWLMGDRGIPKTYRHMNGYGSHTYMWINGAGERFWVKYHFKTDQGIDFLTQAEADELAGSDGDKHRRDLYESIESGNAPSWTLKVQIMPFEDAADYRFNPFDLTKVWPHGDYPLIDVGRMTLNRNPEDYFIHIEQAAFEPSNMVPGIGPSPDKMLLGRLFSYPDTHRYRIGPNYAQLPPNRPRAAVNSYAKDGPMRYTPSNASVPYAPNSYGGPAADFGQFGDPAGWAAAGEMVREAYKPHSEDDDWGQPGTMVRKVLDDAARDRLVSNVSGHLKQGVSRPVLDRAVQYWRNIDKEIGDRISKEVNGG
- a CDS encoding transglycosylase domain-containing protein → MGRAEARRARQRGARRAGKAGGGGIRRFFTWKKLLGAFFTFCLLVMGAFFIIYLLVPVPSANAQAEMESNVYKYSDGTVLTRSGKINREIVGLDKIPTEVQNTFVAAENKTFYKDSGVDLKGTARGVLNTLTGKGKQGGSTITQQYVKNYYLNQEQTVTRKLKELVISLKVDQEKEKTEILAGYINTSYYGRGAYGIQAAAQAYYRTDAQKLTVAQGAYLAALLQAPNQYDWAIASPTSKKLVTERWHYVLNNMVEEGWLDASERAKLTFPEPKPPKAAPGMEGQTGYIVEAANAELARRGVSEDQIKAGGWTITLNIDSKRQKALVKAVDEQLEKKLDREGDKRDATVQAGATSIDPKTGKVVALYGGVGATEHWLSNATRRDYQPASTFKPIVLASALENRSVTQDERPIGLGTVYDGTSKRPVEGSDVAFAPENEDDRSYGPVTVQRATNSSINSVYAQMIVDVGPDKVKKTALALGMHDGEGWPVRPAMSLGTMGASPWDMARVYATLDNHGKEVVPSIVKSAEHRTRSAEPAEEGGDQVISREAADTVTQAMTGVVKNGSGQNARGDYFAAGKTGTSENNRSAWFVGYTPQLVTAVGLFGEDPKGKQVTLTDTINEGRANGGGVPAQIWQHYTTGALGGGSDEEFDLEAAEPVVEETPSTPTGTPSETEKPDKPDDKPTKTKDPDDRPSRPTDPTPSDDPPTKPGDSSGTDNGGTDNGGTDNGGTDSGGTDSGGTDSGGTDDGGTTDGTTSGTTAGIRPPQS